The DNA sequence CCTGGCCGACCGGCTGCGGGCCGCGGGCTTCGAACCGCAGGATCAGGAGACGGTGGTGATCGGCCCGCTCGCCCCGCTGGCGGCGATGCTGCCGGTCCCGCCTAAGGGAGTGGAGTTGCGCGAGGTGACCACCCGGGCCGACCTGGACCGGATCGCCCGGATGGAGGAGCAGGTCTGGAACGAGCCGCGGGACTGGCTCGCCGACGGACTGGAGCGGGAGATCGCCGCCGACCCGCACTCGGTGACGGTCGTGGTGGCGGAGGCCGACGGCGAGGTGGTCAGCGCGGGCTGGGTGCGTTACGTGACCGGTACGCCGTTCGCCACGCTGTGGGGCGGTTCGACGCTCGAGAGTTGGCGGCGGCGGGGGATCTACCGGGCGCTGGTCACCTACCGGGCCCGGCTGGCGGGCGTCCGGGGCCACACGATGTTGCAGGTCGACGCGTCCGACGACAGCCGGCCGATCCTGGAGCGGCTCGGCTTCGTCGCGGTCACCACGACCACCCCGTACGTCTACACTCCCTGACCGTGGGGCAGGAACTGAGCGCGGACGAGAAGATGACCTTGAAGACCGCCGCGTTCGGGGCGGTCTTCCTGGTCACCAACGCGGATCCGGGGCTTCGCGCCATGGTCAAGGAGAGCTACGCGGCGTCCGGGGTGATCGCCGGGACCACCGGCGTGGTACGCGACGCGCTGACCACCGGCGGCCTGCCGCAGGTGTCGGGCGATTCCCTGGCCGAGTTGGAGGCCGCCGTGCTGCCGGCGCTCGAGAAGTCCGTCGCGTTGCTCGCCGACCGGGCTCCACACGAGCTGGCGAACTTCCGGACCGCCGTGATCGGGACGGCCGAGCGGGCGGCCGCCGCCGTGGCCGGCATCAGTCCGGCGGAGGCGGAGATGCTGGCCCGGATCCGGATCGCGCTCGGCGTCCCGGGCTGACCCTCCCGCGACACCGGTCCCGGCATCCGGTGAGTTGCGTCACGTCGGGTGGTGCATCGACCTAAGCTACTTGTGGGTAACATCGGTCGTGGGAAACTCCACAGCCGCCTCTTGTTGACCGAACGTTCAGGTAGGCGAGAGGCTGCGCCCGGGACCGGGTGAGCTGTTGTAACACCTACAGGAGGGTCGTCGAAACACGATGAACATCGTCGTACTCGTCAAGCAGGTGCCCGACTCCGGCTCGGAACGGAGCCTGCGCACAGACGACAACACCGTCGACCGGGAGTCGGCAAACAACGTCATCAACGAGATGGACGAATACGCCATCGAAGAGGCGCTGAAAATCAAGGAAGCGTCCGGCGGCGACATCACCATCCTGACCATGGGGCCCGACAAGGCCACCGACTCCATCCGCAAGGCGCTGTCGATGAGCCGGGGAAGCGTCTTCATCGACCGGGCCGTACACGTCGTCGACCCGGCCCTGCACGGATCGTGCGCCGTCGCCACCTCCAAGGTGCTCGCCGCCGCGCTCGGCACGCTCAACGCGGACCTGGTGCTGTGCGGCGCGGAGTCCACCGACGGCCGGGTCCAGGTGCTGCCGCACATGCTCGCCGAGCGGCTCGGCATCGCCGCCCTCACCGGGGCGCGCAAGCTCACCATCGACGGCGGCACCCTCACCGTCGAGCGGCAGACCGAGGAGGGGTACGAGGTCGTCACGGCCAGCACCCCGGCGGTCGTCTCGGTCTGGGACACCATCAACGAGCCGGGCTACCCCTCCTTCAAGGGCATCATGGCCGCCAAGAAGAAGCCGGTGCAGACCCTCTCGCTGGCCGACCTCGGCGTCGCCGCCTCGGAGGTCGGCTTCGACGGCGCCACCAGCACGGTCGTCGAGCACGCCAAGCGGCCGCCGCGCACCGGCGGCACCCGGGTCACCAACGAGGGCGACGGCGGCGTCAAGCTGGTCGAGTTCCTCGCTTCCGAGAAGTTCGTGTGAGAGGTAGCGGTCATGGCTGAGGTACTCGTCGTCGTCGAAGCCACCCGGGAATTCGGCGTCAAGAAGGTAACGCTCGAACTGCTCACCCTCGCCCGCCAGCTCGGCAGCCCGTCCGCCGTCGTACTCGGTGGGCCCGGTGCCGTGGAGCGGTTGTCCGACAAGCTCGCCGAGTACGGTGCCGAGAAGATCTACGCGGCCGAGAGCGAGGAGATCGACGGCTACCTCGTGGCGCCCAAGGCCACCGTCGTCGCCGAACTCGTCAAGCGGGTCCAGCCCGCCGCCGTCCTGCTCGCCGCCAGCCAGGAGGGCAAGGAGATCGCCGGCCGGCTCGCCGTCAAGCTCGACAACGGCGTCCTGTCCGACATCGTCGACCTCGCCGCCGACGGCACCGCCACCCAGGTCGCGTTCGCCGGCTCGACGATCGTCAAGTCGAAGGTGACCCGCGGCCTGCCGCTGGCGACGCTGCGCCCCAACTCGCTCGCCCCGGTCCCGGCCCCGGCCACCCCGGCCGTGGAACAGGTCGAGGTGCAGCTCGGCGCCAGCGACAAGCTCACCCGCGTGGTCGAGCGGGTCGTCGAGCAGAAGGGCGCCCGGCCCGAGCTGACCGAGGCGTCCGTGGTCGTCTCCGGCGGTCGCGGCGTCGGCAGCGCCGACGGCTTCAAGCTGGTCGAGGACCTCGCCGACGCGCTCGGCGGCGCTGTCGGCGCGTCCCGCGCGGCCGTCGACGCCGGCTACT is a window from the Polymorphospora rubra genome containing:
- a CDS encoding GNAT family N-acetyltransferase, whose translation is MTDLDIDALRRTYDNQLRARVPDPLPEGTVVEHDGPLVRMLYAGEGGFLTYRDLGGLTDAGLDDLIARQRDLFTTLGREVEWKLHGHDQPADLADRLRAAGFEPQDQETVVIGPLAPLAAMLPVPPKGVELREVTTRADLDRIARMEEQVWNEPRDWLADGLEREIAADPHSVTVVVAEADGEVVSAGWVRYVTGTPFATLWGGSTLESWRRRGIYRALVTYRARLAGVRGHTMLQVDASDDSRPILERLGFVAVTTTTPYVYTP
- a CDS encoding electron transfer flavoprotein subunit beta/FixA family protein, with translation MNIVVLVKQVPDSGSERSLRTDDNTVDRESANNVINEMDEYAIEEALKIKEASGGDITILTMGPDKATDSIRKALSMSRGSVFIDRAVHVVDPALHGSCAVATSKVLAAALGTLNADLVLCGAESTDGRVQVLPHMLAERLGIAALTGARKLTIDGGTLTVERQTEEGYEVVTASTPAVVSVWDTINEPGYPSFKGIMAAKKKPVQTLSLADLGVAASEVGFDGATSTVVEHAKRPPRTGGTRVTNEGDGGVKLVEFLASEKFV
- a CDS encoding electron transfer flavoprotein subunit alpha/FixB family protein, which produces MAEVLVVVEATREFGVKKVTLELLTLARQLGSPSAVVLGGPGAVERLSDKLAEYGAEKIYAAESEEIDGYLVAPKATVVAELVKRVQPAAVLLAASQEGKEIAGRLAVKLDNGVLSDIVDLAADGTATQVAFAGSTIVKSKVTRGLPLATLRPNSLAPVPAPATPAVEQVEVQLGASDKLTRVVERVVEQKGARPELTEASVVVSGGRGVGSADGFKLVEDLADALGGAVGASRAAVDAGYYPHQFQVGQTGKTVTPQLYIALGISGAIQHRAGMQTSKTIVAVNKADDAPIWELADFGVVGKLEEVVPQAIEEIRKRK